The Streptomyces sp. NBC_01268 genome window below encodes:
- a CDS encoding DUF4389 domain-containing protein encodes MDTPGALHRPVAVSAELDSRLSRWLWLVKWILVIPHCIVLFFLWIAFFVVTVIAFFAILFTERFPRGLFDFNLGVLRWSWRVSYYSYGALGTDRYPPFSLGPEPDYPARLDIVYPERLSRSMVLVKWWLLAIPQYLVIAFFTSGVHAGWWSSGLITLLALIAGFAVAFTDRYPRDLFALIVGLNRWVLRVVAYASLMTDAYPPFRLDQGGHDPGRADVR; translated from the coding sequence ATGGACACCCCTGGCGCGCTGCACCGTCCCGTGGCGGTATCCGCCGAACTCGACAGCCGGCTGTCCCGCTGGCTGTGGCTGGTCAAGTGGATCCTGGTGATCCCGCACTGCATCGTGCTGTTCTTCCTCTGGATCGCCTTCTTCGTGGTGACGGTGATCGCGTTCTTCGCCATCCTCTTCACCGAGCGCTTCCCACGGGGCCTGTTCGACTTCAACCTCGGCGTGCTCCGCTGGTCCTGGCGCGTCTCGTACTACTCGTACGGGGCTCTCGGCACCGACCGCTACCCGCCCTTCAGCCTGGGCCCCGAGCCTGACTACCCGGCCCGGCTCGACATCGTCTACCCGGAGCGGCTCTCGCGCTCGATGGTCCTGGTCAAGTGGTGGCTGCTCGCCATCCCCCAGTACCTCGTGATCGCCTTCTTCACCAGCGGCGTGCACGCGGGATGGTGGAGCAGCGGCCTGATCACCCTGCTGGCGCTCATCGCGGGCTTCGCCGTGGCCTTCACCGACCGGTATCCGCGTGACCTGTTCGCCCTGATCGTCGGACTGAACCGCTGGGTCCTGCGCGTCGTCGCCTACGCGAGCCTCATGACGGACGCCTACCCGCCCTTCCGACTCGACCAGGGCGGTCACGATCCGGGGAGGGCCGACGTCCGCTGA
- a CDS encoding potassium channel family protein encodes MTWLTTPAGAVLVLFILRDVFHTLWHPTRHGGLSRLVMVSLWWLSPRLGKRRRSAGLSGPLGMVTVVAAWALTVAVGWALIYWPHMPEDFSYATGLDPSEHARPLDALYISLVTLATLGLGDIAPASGWLRVLAPMEALVGFVLLSATVAWILGIYPALARRRALALRLSHVRRSRATAQAFDSDGGAALLDGIASALSTITVDFLQYAESYYFHDGDENTSLPGQLRYALGVTDQADGAHHPDVRLSASVLRRALEDLAVVLDERFLHTGEGPERVFAAYADDHGQPRGPDGPPQDGGSGRS; translated from the coding sequence TGACCTGGCTTACGACGCCCGCGGGCGCTGTCCTGGTGCTGTTCATCCTCCGGGACGTGTTCCACACCCTTTGGCACCCGACCCGTCACGGAGGTCTGAGCAGGCTCGTGATGGTGTCGCTGTGGTGGCTGTCCCCGCGCCTCGGCAAGCGCCGGCGGTCGGCGGGGCTCTCGGGCCCGCTCGGCATGGTGACGGTCGTCGCCGCGTGGGCACTGACCGTGGCCGTGGGATGGGCGCTCATCTACTGGCCCCACATGCCGGAGGACTTCTCGTATGCGACGGGGCTCGACCCGTCCGAACACGCGCGCCCGCTCGACGCCCTCTACATCTCGCTGGTCACCCTGGCCACACTCGGCCTCGGCGACATCGCGCCGGCCTCCGGATGGCTGCGCGTACTCGCCCCCATGGAGGCCCTCGTGGGCTTCGTCCTGCTGTCGGCGACCGTCGCCTGGATCCTCGGCATCTACCCCGCGCTGGCCCGGCGCCGAGCGCTGGCCTTGCGGCTGTCGCACGTGCGCCGCAGCCGGGCCACCGCCCAGGCCTTCGACTCCGACGGCGGCGCCGCCCTCCTGGACGGAATCGCCTCGGCCCTCTCCACCATCACGGTCGACTTCCTGCAGTACGCCGAGTCGTACTACTTCCACGACGGGGACGAGAACACGTCCCTGCCCGGGCAGCTCCGCTACGCCCTCGGCGTCACGGACCAGGCCGACGGGGCGCACCACCCGGACGTCAGGCTCTCCGCGTCGGTACTGCGCAGGGCACTGGAAGACCTGGCCGTCGTGCTCGACGAGCGCTTCCTGCACACGGGCGAGGGGCCCGAGCGGGTCTTCGCGGCCTACGCCGACGACCACGGGCAACCCCGGGGACCGGACGGCCCTCCCCAAGACGGCGGCAGCGGGCGATCCTGA
- a CDS encoding CBS domain-containing protein, with the protein MTTAREIMHAGANCVQETESLMDAARRMSELNVGALPICGPDDRLHGIITDRDIVVKCLAKGKDPHRMTAGHLAQGKPVTVDVGADSEEVLRTMQDHRVRRVPVIDDHRLVGMISEADLARHLPEERVGHFVEEICR; encoded by the coding sequence ATGACGACCGCAAGGGAAATCATGCACGCCGGTGCCAACTGCGTGCAGGAGACCGAGAGCCTGATGGACGCCGCACGTCGCATGAGCGAGCTGAATGTCGGCGCCCTGCCCATCTGCGGCCCGGACGACCGGCTGCACGGCATCATCACCGACCGGGACATCGTGGTGAAGTGCCTCGCCAAGGGCAAGGACCCCCACCGGATGACGGCCGGGCATCTCGCTCAGGGAAAGCCGGTCACCGTGGACGTGGGCGCCGACAGCGAAGAGGTGCTCCGCACGATGCAGGACCACCGAGTCCGCCGCGTGCCCGTGATCGACGATCACCGCCTGGTCGGCATGATCAGCGAGGCGGACCTGGCGCGACATCTGCCGGAGGAACGGGTGGGCCACTTCGTCGAGGAGATCTGCCGCTGA
- a CDS encoding Hsp20/alpha crystallin family protein, whose translation MAGGKVERRHSLIPDFNDWFNREFPGLPGWRPATAAHSIPIEMTSGDGVYVLRAELPGIGPDDDIGITVDDNLITVSAEHSESTEDKEHSEFRYGSFRRTVRLPAPIPADEVEASYTDGILTIRIPMPDEEETTSVRTVPVKRTAKPGEGAES comes from the coding sequence ATGGCCGGAGGCAAGGTGGAACGCAGGCACAGCCTCATCCCCGACTTCAACGACTGGTTCAACCGGGAGTTCCCCGGTCTGCCCGGGTGGCGCCCCGCGACGGCCGCCCACTCCATCCCTATCGAGATGACCAGCGGCGACGGCGTGTACGTACTGCGAGCCGAGCTGCCGGGCATCGGCCCGGACGACGACATCGGCATCACCGTCGACGACAACCTCATCACGGTGAGCGCGGAGCACAGCGAGAGCACGGAGGACAAGGAGCACTCGGAGTTCCGTTACGGATCGTTCCGCAGGACCGTGCGCCTCCCGGCCCCGATACCCGCCGACGAGGTCGAGGCGTCGTACACGGACGGCATCCTCACCATCCGCATCCCGATGCCCGACGAGGAGGAGACCACATCGGTTCGGACCGTTCCGGTGAAGCGGACCGCCAAGCCGGGCGAGGGAGCGGAATCATGA
- a CDS encoding Rv1733c family protein, with the protein MLHQESGSGTTPPRRPARSAALVFVLLVAVICGAVAAGSLWSAGSETDRELAAHRRQVTATTTGPAKDSPAATRYGTKPQAVAPAVWEQPEHVRRSGNIHVPPRTPEGRAVTIWVDDAGSPARPPGSAADRALTSMSGGVAAAGVTGVTGAAVVLLVRRRNEGHRLAAWEREWEQVEPVWSGRLHRGSGAGDDDD; encoded by the coding sequence ATGCTCCACCAGGAGTCGGGGAGCGGGACCACCCCGCCCAGGAGACCCGCACGGAGCGCCGCCCTGGTCTTCGTACTGCTGGTCGCTGTGATCTGCGGTGCTGTGGCCGCCGGGAGCCTCTGGTCGGCGGGATCCGAGACCGACCGTGAACTCGCCGCGCACCGGCGTCAGGTGACCGCGACCACCACCGGGCCGGCGAAGGACTCACCCGCCGCCACCCGGTACGGCACGAAGCCGCAGGCCGTCGCACCGGCGGTGTGGGAACAGCCCGAGCACGTCCGCCGGTCCGGGAACATTCACGTCCCGCCCCGGACGCCGGAGGGACGCGCCGTGACGATCTGGGTGGACGACGCAGGGTCCCCCGCCCGGCCGCCCGGCAGTGCTGCCGACCGCGCCCTGACCTCGATGTCGGGCGGAGTGGCGGCGGCAGGCGTCACGGGGGTGACGGGCGCCGCCGTGGTCCTCCTCGTACGACGGCGGAACGAAGGTCACCGGCTCGCGGCCTGGGAACGCGAGTGGGAGCAGGTGGAACCCGTATGGTCCGGCCGACTCCACCGTGGCAGCGGTGCAGGAGACGACGATGACTGA
- a CDS encoding cation-translocating P-type ATPase yields the protein MTDRVGSRPTPERTASSTEAPPFDPSEPLPRLRRELATGPDGLSAREAARRLAVHGPNEVRRRVRSSFVRELVGQVVHPLALLLWAAAALAFVADLAVLGWAILAVVAVNAAFALLQERQAERAVETLARYLPEHALAVRDGQPHVVEARDLVPGDLILLEEGDKVPADAHVTEGGVEVDLSMLTGESVPVERIASAGILGAPLLEEPNLVFSGTTCVEGQARAIVFATGNQTELGRIAALSQRTRREASPLERQVKRVAWLIASVATGMGVVFLVLGVAVGLPVTDSLTFAIGLLVANVPEGLLPTITLALAVGVRALARRGALVKRLSAVETLGSTSVICTDKTGTLTRNSMRLRALWTVDHGSEPGPWAEELARAGALCTTVTREADGELHGDPTEAALVAGAADHGAPLDLGRRDAGRRALFRFDPRLRLMSVVQGGETQGGETRGPMRVLVKGAPEAVLDRLLPGTGADPARAAAEELARQGMRVLAVAERDVPSGAEPPSRRQDAESGLALLGLVGLYDPPRPEVAEAVRRCHEAGIRVHVVTGDNGATAAAVAREVGIGVPRLHVVAASESLGDDELDRLLVEGDDEIVFARSSPETKLKVADTLREHGRIVAMTGDGVNDAPALHRAHIGVAMGRSGTDVAREAATMVLTDDDFATIVTAVEAGRRVYDNVRKFIVYIFAHATPEIVPFLVFALSAGAIPLPLTVLQILAIDLGTETLPALALGRERSEPGIMQRPPRPRHQGVISRDMLIRSWGYLGLTSSVLVMAGYFYVLWRAGWQPGDPTGTGSPMHHAYVTATTATFAGIVTCQVGTAFAARTDHAALRDIGVFTNPLLLAGIAFELAFTAALVYAPPLQHLFGTAALPPDVVLLVATFPVVVWGTDELRRARRRRQRTSALPGS from the coding sequence ATGACTGACCGTGTCGGCAGCCGTCCCACCCCGGAGCGAACCGCTTCCTCCACCGAGGCGCCGCCCTTTGACCCCAGTGAACCGCTGCCCCGGCTGCGTCGTGAGCTCGCCACGGGCCCGGACGGTCTCTCGGCCCGCGAGGCCGCCCGGCGCCTCGCCGTCCATGGGCCGAACGAGGTGCGGCGAAGGGTGCGCTCCTCCTTCGTGCGCGAGCTGGTCGGACAGGTGGTCCACCCCCTGGCCCTGTTGCTGTGGGCTGCCGCCGCCCTCGCCTTCGTCGCGGACCTGGCGGTCCTCGGTTGGGCGATCCTCGCGGTCGTCGCCGTCAACGCGGCTTTCGCCCTGCTCCAGGAACGTCAGGCGGAGCGGGCGGTGGAGACACTGGCTCGCTATCTGCCCGAGCACGCCCTCGCCGTACGCGACGGGCAGCCTCACGTGGTGGAGGCCCGTGACCTCGTACCGGGCGATCTGATCCTCCTGGAGGAGGGCGACAAGGTCCCCGCCGACGCGCACGTCACCGAGGGTGGGGTCGAGGTCGACCTGTCGATGCTCACGGGCGAGTCCGTGCCGGTGGAACGGATCGCCTCGGCCGGGATCCTCGGCGCCCCGCTGCTCGAGGAGCCGAACCTCGTCTTCAGCGGGACGACCTGTGTCGAGGGGCAGGCGCGTGCCATCGTGTTCGCCACCGGAAACCAGACCGAACTCGGTCGGATCGCCGCGCTCAGCCAGCGGACGCGGCGTGAGGCGAGCCCTCTGGAACGGCAGGTCAAGCGGGTCGCGTGGCTCATCGCCAGCGTTGCGACCGGCATGGGCGTCGTGTTTCTCGTCCTCGGGGTGGCGGTCGGGCTTCCGGTCACAGACTCCTTGACGTTCGCCATCGGACTGCTCGTCGCCAACGTCCCGGAGGGACTCCTTCCGACCATCACGCTGGCCCTGGCCGTCGGCGTCCGAGCCCTCGCCCGCCGGGGTGCCCTGGTCAAACGGCTCAGCGCCGTGGAGACCCTCGGCTCCACGAGTGTCATCTGCACGGACAAGACCGGCACACTCACCCGCAACAGCATGCGTCTCAGGGCGCTGTGGACGGTCGACCACGGGTCGGAGCCGGGTCCCTGGGCGGAGGAACTGGCGAGGGCAGGAGCCCTGTGCACCACGGTCACGCGAGAAGCCGACGGCGAACTGCACGGCGACCCCACCGAGGCCGCCCTCGTCGCCGGGGCCGCCGACCACGGGGCTCCGCTGGACCTCGGTCGGCGCGACGCGGGGCGGCGGGCGCTGTTCCGCTTCGATCCGCGGCTGCGCCTGATGTCGGTCGTGCAGGGAGGCGAGACGCAGGGCGGGGAGACGCGGGGCCCCATGCGGGTCTTGGTCAAGGGTGCGCCCGAGGCGGTGCTGGACCGCCTCCTGCCGGGAACGGGGGCGGACCCGGCCCGCGCGGCGGCTGAGGAGCTGGCCCGGCAAGGCATGCGGGTCCTGGCCGTCGCCGAACGCGACGTGCCGAGTGGCGCGGAGCCGCCGTCACGCCGTCAGGACGCGGAGTCGGGGTTGGCCCTGCTCGGGCTCGTCGGGCTGTACGACCCGCCGCGCCCCGAGGTGGCGGAGGCCGTCCGCCGCTGCCACGAGGCCGGGATCCGGGTACACGTCGTCACGGGCGACAACGGCGCCACCGCCGCGGCCGTCGCCCGGGAGGTCGGCATCGGAGTACCTCGTCTGCACGTGGTCGCGGCGTCGGAGTCGCTGGGCGACGACGAACTGGACCGCCTTCTCGTGGAAGGCGACGACGAGATCGTCTTCGCCCGCTCCTCGCCCGAGACGAAGCTCAAGGTGGCCGACACCTTGCGGGAGCACGGCCGGATCGTCGCCATGACGGGTGACGGCGTCAACGACGCCCCCGCGCTGCACCGCGCCCACATCGGGGTGGCCATGGGACGCTCCGGCACCGACGTGGCCCGCGAGGCCGCCACCATGGTGCTCACCGACGACGACTTCGCCACCATCGTGACCGCGGTCGAAGCAGGGCGCCGGGTCTACGACAACGTACGCAAGTTCATCGTCTACATCTTCGCCCACGCGACCCCGGAGATCGTGCCCTTCCTCGTCTTCGCGCTCTCCGCCGGCGCGATACCGCTCCCCCTGACCGTGCTGCAGATCCTCGCCATCGACCTCGGCACCGAGACCCTGCCGGCCCTCGCCCTCGGTCGGGAACGCTCCGAGCCCGGCATCATGCAGCGGCCTCCGCGGCCGCGGCACCAAGGCGTGATCTCCCGCGACATGCTCATACGGAGCTGGGGATACCTGGGTCTCACGTCGTCGGTCCTCGTCATGGCGGGCTACTTCTACGTGCTGTGGCGCGCGGGCTGGCAGCCGGGTGACCCCACGGGTACCGGCAGCCCCATGCACCACGCCTACGTGACGGCCACCACGGCCACCTTCGCCGGCATCGTCACCTGCCAGGTCGGCACGGCGTTCGCGGCCCGCACCGACCACGCGGCGCTGCGGGACATCGGAGTGTTCACCAACCCGCTGCTGCTCGCCGGTATCGCCTTCGAGCTCGCGTTCACTGCCGCTCTCGTCTACGCGCCCCCGCTCCAGCATCTCTTCGGCACGGCCGCCCTTCCTCCGGATGTCGTCCTGCTCGTCGCGACGTTCCCGGTGGTGGTGTGGGGCACCGACGAGCTGCGGCGTGCCAGGCGGCGCCGTCAGCGGACGTCGGCCCTCCCCGGATCGTGA
- a CDS encoding flavodoxin domain-containing protein, with translation MNAKRVLVAYGSKAGATAGIAEEIGQTLRDDGFDAVVLPADTVTDVSGYDGVVLGGALYAGHWTGKARRCARRNAEQLRHRPLWLFSSGPIDSSAEQRDIPPVRGVARRMKKLGAREHMTFGGAVTAETSDPVARHMVARGKGGDFRNPERIRAWAHHIGTELGTELGTELDAPTESGL, from the coding sequence ATGAATGCCAAACGTGTCCTGGTCGCCTACGGCAGCAAGGCCGGCGCGACCGCCGGTATCGCCGAAGAGATCGGCCAGACGCTCCGGGACGACGGCTTCGACGCCGTCGTCCTGCCGGCCGACACCGTCACCGACGTCAGCGGCTACGACGGAGTCGTCCTCGGCGGAGCCCTCTACGCAGGGCACTGGACCGGCAAGGCACGACGGTGCGCCCGGCGCAACGCCGAACAGCTCAGGCACCGGCCTCTCTGGCTGTTCAGCAGCGGTCCCATCGACAGTTCCGCGGAACAGCGCGACATCCCGCCTGTACGCGGAGTCGCCCGGCGGATGAAGAAGCTCGGCGCTCGCGAGCACATGACCTTCGGTGGCGCCGTGACCGCCGAGACGTCGGACCCGGTCGCCCGGCACATGGTGGCCCGGGGCAAGGGCGGCGACTTCCGCAATCCGGAACGGATCCGGGCCTGGGCCCACCACATCGGAACGGAACTCGGAACGGAACTCGGAACGGAACTCGACGCACCCACTGAAAGCGGCCTCTGA